gcagcatACGCGACAGCTGTATGGCCCAGATGCCATGCCCACCCACGCCTGCTGCCTGTCACCCAGCCTCATCCGCAGTGAGGTGGAGTTCCTCAAGATGGACTTCAACTGGCGCATGAAGGAGGTGCTGGTCAGCTCCATGCTGAGCGCCTATTACGTGGCCTTTGTGCCTGTCTGGTTTGTGAAGGTGCGTAGCTCAGCCCAGGGAGCTCAAAGGCTACGACTtcacctccctgcctgccccagggAAGGCCTCCTGATTGGATAAATCACTACTGCGTTTTGAAGGGATTCCCTATCTGTTCTCCCCTGGCAGACTAAGCCAGGTCACCAAGGCCGCCAGGGAGACCTGCTGATGTTACTTAATTACAAAGGGCAGTGGCTGTATCCCAGTGGCTCTTTTGACATGGGCACACCTACATGTGAAGTAGGGAAGCCAAGATCGAGCTAGATCTGAGTAACGCCAAGACCTGTGCTCGTCCTCGCTCCTCTGACCTGGGAGAAGCCGCCTCTGCCGCATTGGCTTTGAACTCTAAGTACTCCACTGAATGGCCTACGTGGATGGGACTACAGGTCCCTCGGTCAAccccaagtgccaggagcttTCGTAGACTCCCCTGTGCTCACTCAAAAGATGCAGAAACTAATTCACAAAGAAAGTAAATGACCCGTCCAAAGTCCCGTTACCAAGCAGCAGTGGCAGGATGTGAATCCAGGTCCACAGGACCTGGAAGGGGGAGGCCGTGGGAGCAGAGAACTAACTAGTGCAGTGGGCCCGGGCCCAGGCCTTCCTCGGGAGGTCTTTGATTTTTGATTTCAGGAGGTGTCCTCAGGAATGTCCTACCTCTGAGGCGAACAGAAGGAGGGGACGGAGGGAGCGGAGGCCGTTACGGGCATCCCAGCCTCACTCCGCTCTCGctgcccacccccgcccccccagAACACACATTACTACGACAAGCGCTGGTCCTGTGAGCTCTTCCTGCTGGTGTCCATCAGCACATCTGTGATCctcatgcagcacctgctgcccgcCAGCTACTGCGACCTGCTGCACAaggctgctgcccacctgggctGCTGGCAGAAGGTGGACCCAGCACTGTGCTCCAACGTGCTGCAGCATCCGTGAGTCGCCTTACTCTGCTCTGCCCCACCCTTGGCCTttcagtgagtgagtgagtgagtaatTGTTGAGCTTGTCTTGTATGTTAGGCCTGtgtctggggtgggggaagatggGACCCAAGATAGCCATGTTCTGTGTTCTTGAGTACCTTGCATTGTACGGAAGATAAAATGGGGACAGGTGGTAATTGACAGACTTACGGACCTTGTCATTCACTTTTGATTCACTCATTGTTGTGTTGGTGGATTGGATCTGCATTCagtcttccattgcttccctccTTTTTCACCTGCTCATCCACTCACTGATTAGGTCACCTGCCCTTGGAGCAGACTTGACTTCCACATTTCCATTAGAAAATCCAGACCATTTCCAATGCTTATATTAGGTCAAGGAGAACCATAGAGGATTTTGAACAGGGAGGAGACCTATTCACAGGTATGCTTTGCAAACCTCAGTGTGGTACCAGGGTGTGGTGTGGCGTTAGCTGATGGTGAATCCTGGTCAGGGAGGGGGAGCCACGGGGCGGGCGTGGCAGACAGGAGCCGTATGAGTTCACAGTCTGGTCAGGGAGATAGGTGTGCACACAAGTGTTTGGATATGTGGGGTGAAAAGGCCAAGATGCAGGTGGCACCACACCCAGACATCACTTGCCCAGGAGCCCTGAGGTGCTCAGCTGCGTGCTCACAGCCCGGCTCATCCTCCTTGGGGATCTCTCAGTATTCCTGTCGCCCTTGATCAAAGCATTTGTCACTCCTGGTAATACTAACCTTCCTGCCTGTATTCCCTCACTAGACCGGAAGCTCCTCCAGGCCAGGACCACCTCTGAATCACCTCTGAGTCATGGGCCAAGGACAAGGCCAGGCAGAGAGAAGGCCCCTAGGACAGGTTTGTAGAGGGCAGCCCCTCGAGGAACAGAGAGGCCAAGCGAGGCCACACAGCCAAGCCTGCTGGTGTTGGCCCTCCACGCCACTCAGGCCCAGTGGTTCAGGAGAGCAGCTAACTGATGCTGAGTGGGCCAGAAGAAGGGCTGGCGTAGCCTCAGGCTCTGAGGGATGGGGGAATAGAAAGGTACAACTGGAGGGGGTatttggcctagaggttaagCTATCACttgaacacctgcatcccattttaGAGTGTCTGAGTCCAAGTCCCCTTCCctcttctaattccagcttcacgctgacacacaccctgggagacagtggatgatgactcaggcaattgggtccctgcctccatatgggagaccagttGGATTgcttggcctggaccagccctggctattctctccccctctttctctctctgcctttcaaataagtaaaaataaatgtttaaaaagaaaaagagcgtAGACCTTAGCTGAATATGTGGATAAACTAGCCCATGGCTGCTTTAGTCATCAGATAAGAGTGAGGTTTATCTGCGTGGCTTCCGGGCTTTTCTGCCTCGTCTCTCACCATGCCCCAGCTCCCACGTCACGCCTCATCTCTCACCATGCCTCAGCTCCCACGTCACGCCAGCCAGATGTACCTGGAGTTCCTCACACCCCTTCCCCATTTCCATAGCCAGGCTTCTGTATGTGTCGCTGCTGGGAATGCATCCCAGCGTCCTCTCCCAGCGGGCTCCTCTTTATCCTCCAGCACTTTGAATCCTTAAGGAACACTTCCCTGACCAGCTGGAGTGTGCCTGGGCCCCTCCCTTTAGTGCCCCTGATAACCGTGAGCACTGCACGTGACTTTGTTCTGAtgctgctgtttcctgtctggcaTTCCTGGAAGCCAGGGTCCTTGCTGTCAAGCCCCAAACTGAGGGCCTGATTGACAGTGGATATGCTGTGAgctttttgcaatttttttttatatagtctttaaaaaaaagtatgtgtattTTACATGCAATGAAATATACAAATCTTAAAGTGCACAACTTTTTAAGCTTTAATGAAGGCATGCATTCCCATATAACCTGCCACCCCCTACATTAAGAAGTAGAGCATTTTTGGCGCCTCAGAAAATTTTCCAGTGACTCCCTCCTCTTTTTTCTGTGATCATCTAGATTGGTTTTGCTATTCTAGAACTTGATAGAAATGAAATTAATACAGCTTTTCCACTCCTCATGTCATCTGCAAGGTTCATCTTTGTGGTTGTATATAATATTACAACTAGATTTGCTTTTTTAGATGTCTTTaatctgttttattatttatttggaaggcagagcatgagacagagaggttttacatctgctggttcactgtggaAATGGCCACTATAGTCATGGTGgggtcagatcaaagccaggagctagaaagtccatctgggtcttgcacatagATAGAaggaacctaagtacttgagccatctttgggtactttcccaggcgcatttgcAGGAAgacggatcagaagcagagcagctgactgCTAAGCAGCACTCTGACGTGGGCTGCCCGTGTTGCAAGCTATAGCCTAACCTGCTGAGCCACGTCTTCGTCCCCAATAGCTAGTTATTAATTGAATGAGTAGGACAAGGGAGTGGGATTAAGGAAGGTACTGCTTGTGTCCTATGGCCCAGGACCCTGGAGTTTCTGGGAGATCTCTCTCACAGAACGTAGGAAGCAAGCACCATGGCCCTGCCGCTCATTCCCACCCTCCCTGGGGCCTCTCTGTGCCAGGCTTTGTGCTGTGCTCTGAAGACACGGGGTGAATCGGAGACCACCCCCCCGAAGAGCTGCCGGCCTAGCGAAGCATACAGGAAGAAAGTCAGAAAAGGAGAACCACTGGGAAATGCGGACCAGTAGCAGGCAATACAGGGAACAGTTCAAGGGCATTGAACTCCAGGCGGTTTGAGAATGGTGTTTGGGAGGAACTTATCAGAAGGATGAGGCCCCAGGAAGCACAGCCTGGTTGTAGGCACTGGCTCAAGCAGAGATGTGAAGTGGTGCTGTGGGTTGGAGGAACCGGAGCTGGCTCAGAGCAGCCTGAGTCGGAGCCTGAGCCATGTGGTGGGAGCTGTGGGGAGCCACGAGGATCCAGGAGGATCTCACCGTGTCAGGTCTTGGGGCCTTGACCCCAAAGTCACCAGGAAACCCTCAGAGCATTTTTAAGCAAAGGTTGATCAGGCTCAAGGTGGCATTTTACAGAGACCTTTCAGGTGGTTATGAGGTGGACAGAGTAGAGGCCAGTGAAGAGACTGATGAAGCAGATATACCCAGAGAGGAAGAAGCTTTCTTGATAACCTTTAGTCATTAGTGTCAATTCTAGACTTTTTGGCACCCAACAAAATGGATTTCTTGTGCTTCTTACCCATTTTATATAAGAAGCGGCTGAGGCCCAGAAAGGGAAAGTCATTGTCTCTAAGCGATAGAAAAGAGGCTAAAACCCTGGTGATCGCCTTGTGGCCCATATTCTGTTGCACCTGAGCATGGATGACCTAGGAGTAAGGGGCGCTGTTGGCTATGCCTCCAGGTGGACTGAAGAATGCATGTGGCCGCAGGGGGTGCTGGTGAAACACAGCAAGAATGTCTACAAAGCAGTAGGCCACTACAACGTGGCCATCCCCTCCGATGTCTCCCACTTCCGGTTCCACGTGAGTCTCTTCCCTTGGGAAGGAGGGTTGGAGCCCATTCCAGAGGGCTGAAGGATGGGCACAGCCGGAAGGTGATAGCACAGCAAGAGAAAGCCCTTTTGAGGATTTCCCGAGTCTAAACAAAGGCAGTACCCACATGCAACACAGCATGCAGTCATACGAATCACTGCTTAATAATTACAGATCCCTTTGTGACAGATCTTTGAAATACTGGTTCCAGGTGGGGGTAAAATGCACATATctcaaatcagagtgcctggatttgatatccagcactggctcctgactccagcttctggctgagATAGATCCTGGAAGACAACAGTGATAGACaggctcaagcaattgggtttcttgcaaccatgtgggaggtctagattgatttcctggctcctagcttcagcctttgCCCAGCCACAGCCTTTGCAGACATATGGGGAATGAAGGACACATGAGagctctctccctttgtctttcactctttgtctctgtacctctcaaatgaaaatgcaaacaaagatttaaaaaggTAAACATTGAGACCCaacatggtagtctagtggctaacgtcATCACCTTTCACGTactaggatcctgtatgggcaccggttctaatcctggcagccctgcttcctatccagctccctgctgtagcctgggagagcagtccaggacggccaagccttgtgatcctgcacccgtatgggagacctggaagaagcttctgacctcagattggctcagctcagcagacggaagatcttcctctctgtctctcctctctatatctgactttcttaaaaaaaaaaaaaaaaaaaaagtaaacattggATAGAGGGACAGAATTGCCGGGCACCCTCGCATTTCGATGTCCTCAGAACTTGAGAGAAGTGCCATGACTGTCTCTGCTTTCAGACAGCTGACATTGGCTGAGAGAGTTAAACCCAGCCAAGGGTGCCTTACTGGGAAACCTTGAAGTTGATGCAGTGGTACAGGCACTGTGGCTCACAATGGCGGTGATTCAGCACTATGGATAGGGCTGATCAGAATCATCTGGCTAGCCCTCtccatcttatttatttattgtagtccaaattttttcctttttaaaagattttttaaaaatttttattggaaatgcagatatacagagaaaaagatctttcatccactggtccactcccccagtGCCACAAtggatctgaagtcagcagccaggagcttcttccaggtctcccacataggtgcagggtcccaagacgttgggtcgtcctctactgcttttccaggccacaaatggggagttggaagggaagtggaacaaccagaacacaaactgttgcccatatggaatcccagcacatgcaagccactaggccattgtccCAGGCCGCCAAATTCTTGTTTTCAACACAAAGACCAAAGCCTAACACTTAGGACTCTTCTGGCACAGCTGTATTTGAAGAGATGGGAACCCCTTTTGCCTCCTGCCTGTCCCTACTGTAGCTCCTGAGGGACCTGTTTGGACCCTGCGGGAAAGATAGTTTGCTGCATCATTGATCTGCGCCGATAGCTTCATCTCACAGTTAAGAAACCTGAGGCCTGGAGATGGAAGGGGCTTGCACACAGACTGGCAGCTTGTCAAAAGCCAAGGCATCCTGGCCTCCGAGCAGCAGCTTCCTACTTCTCCCCCCAGCCTGTAAGCAGCTCTTACAAAATCGGGATCCCTAGACACTGGGCATCCTTTACAACTGAACACGATTTCCTCTTTACTTGCTCTGAAATTCCAGGTAGGACTGAGGTAATACCATGTTCCCTAGGAGAGTCCAGACTCTCTAGGGCTGCTACACATGAAGCAGTAACTCAAGCTAGAGTCTACAATAGCTTTCCATACCTGGGTGATAAgatttgaatctcttctggtctGACAATACCCAGAAGGATGACACATAAGCACGTGTTGGTTTTAGACCATACGGAAATTAAGACAAGATCTTCCCAGGAAGACATCCTGGAGGAGGTGTAGCTAAATAGGATCTTAACCAACTTAATGTGGGAAGCAGCAGTTCTGTCAAGGTGAACCATAGCAGATGAGGTGGCCAggtccacacccagccctgcaAAGGTTGCATAAGGCACAGGAATTTGTCCCTTTCACTGGCCCACGTGGCCAGAACCCTCCACCCAGGAGTAGAGTTTCTGGGGCATACTGTCTATCTGTACCTGTGCCTACCCTTTCCTGACAGTTCTTTTTCAGCAAACCCCTGCGGATTCTTAacatcctgctgctgctggaaggcGCTGTCATCGTCTACCAGCTGTACTCCTTGATGTCCTCTGAGAAGTGGCACCAGACCATCTCCCTGGCCCTCATCCTCTTCAGCAACTACTACGCCTTCTTCAAGCTGCTACGGGACCGCCTGGTGTTGGGCAAGGCCTACTCATACTCGGCCAGCCCCCAGAGAGACCTAGACCACCGATTCTCCTGAGCCCCCTGGGGAGGGGGTCCCTGGGGAGGGACATggaagaaggggaaaaaacaaaaaaagacaaaaaaaatccacCAGAGCTTTGTATTTTTGTTACGTACTGTTTCTTTGATAATTGATGTGCTAACAAGGGGGAAAGAAGTCCTATTTTTATACAACCAGCAagcctgtgtcctgtggttctttgcttccttcttgCCTGTCTGGAAGATTGCAGGACAGTGTGGGAATCCAGGGCTTCTGCCCACCCTGCCTTCTCCAGTGGACAGCCAGCTGATGAGGGGGCACCAGAGGCCATGGCGGCAGTGATAACTCGTCAACTGAACGCCAGCCACACACTGCCACACACCACATGCTGCCCTGTGTATGTCTCTTGCCTTCTCAGTCTAACTTAATGACAGCTCCAGGAGGGAGGTGCTGCCACTCCTATAGATGAAGAAACTCGGCTCATCTCTAGTGACCTGCCCGAGCTAACACAGCTGAAAGGGGCCACCACTGTCCAGCAGCGTATGATGTGTGATTCAGCATGCAGTGCTGGGACTGccggggcaggtgctgtgggagCTGGTGAGGATGCCACAGTACAGAAATACAACTACCCTGGGGTGAGTAGAGCAGTAACAAGGTACGGAGGGATGCCAGGGCAGGTTTGGGGTGTGGGTGGTGAGAAGCAGGGTATATACTGCTCTCTGGGCTTCTGGAGGAGCAGGGCCTGAGCTGTGTTAGCTACTGGAAGGTAGGCCAGGAACAAAGGGATTTATTTCAGCGAGAAAAGGGGAGCAGTATGTGATGGTACATGGATTTTGGAACATCTTGATGTGTTGGAAGGGACGAGTGGGAAGGCTAAGGAGAATGGAACTAGGCAGGGCACAGGGTGGATGGGTAGGTCAGCAGAGGCTGATTGGGGGAAGACCAGTGACCCTAAGCTAGGGAGGATGTGTACACACACAGTCATGTACTAGAGTGGAAACAAGGTGGTTGGGAGGGTCACCTGGTTGGGTGGGGGGGGTTGGGGACCAGAAGAGAACATCCACAGCCCTTCTCATGCAGCCAGCCTGTGTTCCCTGAGAGCTTTATGGCCACAGGGTATGCAGAGACACACCCTGGGAATGTTTCTGGGGCACATGTTGAATCAGACCTAGTGCTAGACACTGAGTTACACATACAACAGGGAGAGCTGAGCACAACTTGTGAGCACCTCAGGATGTGCGGTACCAAGGAAAACAAATGTTCAGGGAGCTGGCGAAAGGGAGTACAGATAACCCTGTCTGGAAAGACAGACTCCTCGGCAGTAATGCTGGAATGGAATCCTGAGAGTGTTACCCCAGTGGTCAGGGCGGGAGGGGTGGGATGCATTGCCTTCCAAGGAgaacagcacacacaaaggcaccAAAAAACATGCAAGCCTCTTGGAGGACAAGTGCTTCCCTAATTGTTGGATGAGTCGTGGGTTATGtagtagagtgacccaagaagctgGTCAGAAGCAGCTTGTGTGAGATGCCGGGGCATTGCCTAAGGGTGGAAGTTACCTAAGCAGAGGAGTGACACTGCAGGGTCTGTTTAGAAGAGTCTGGAGGCAGGCAGAAAGGGTGAGGTCTGACCTGGAGGAATGGATATGGGAACAAGAGTACTCCCCTTCCTAACCTTGAGTCACAAGGTCTACCCGGAGTTGGTTCCCTTAATGACCAAGGCTTACGGCTAGAACTGGTCATTGGTTAGGACAGACCCTAGGGACCAGGTCCCTCATGGTGTTTGCTGAAGACAGATTCCTCTTGTGACCAGCGACTTGGAGACATTGGCCACATGGGACAGAAGGACTGGCATGTTACTGCACTAAGAGAGATGCCAAATACAAAGGgatttcacaaagttcatggagagGGACTGAGGCTGGTGGCACTACGGATTAAGTCTctgcatgggatactggcatcacatcTTGGAGTAACAGCTGGAGttgtggctcctccacttccgatccacttCCTGCTGACATACGCCCAGCAGGCAGTacatgatgacccaagtccttgagctctcACCACCAAAGCAGGAAACCCAGGggagttctgggtttctggcttcagcctggcccagccctggccattatggccatgtggggggtgaatcagtggatggaagatctctctctctctttctatcaatctgccttttaagaacatctttaaaaagtagtaatagggcctggcgcaatagcctagtggctaaggtcctctccttgaatatgccgggatcccatgtgggcaccagttcgtgtcccagtagCCCTAcctcccgtctagctccctgcttctgactgagaaagcaatcgaggatggcccaaagccttgagaccctacactcatgtgggggacccagaagaggctgctggctgctggctgctggcttcggttcaattcagctccagccattgtggccacttggggagtgaatcagtggatagaggatctttctctctgtttttcctccactctgtgtatctgactttccaataattaaataaatctttaaaaaagaaaaatagtaataataaatactAGTCACATGATTGAGCTCtgccctaaatttttttttaaagatttattttatttttattacaaagtcagatatactgagaggaggagagacggagaggaagtggagctgctgggattagaaccagcggccatatgggatcaaggcgaggaccttagccactaggccacactgtcaAGCCCTCTGccctaaatttttaaaacttatcttTTTAGGGGtgcaacacaatggctcagttttctaatcctcccccttcaaatgccagcatcccatataggtgccagtccatgtgggtgccagctgctccactacccacccaccttcctgtttatggcctgggaaaccagcaaaggatggcccaaagctttggaaccctgcacccacatgggagaccaggaagaggctcctggctttgggtcagcttagctGTAGCTGTTACGGCTACttgagggagtaaatcagtagatggaagaattttctgtcattctttctgtagatctgtctttccaataaaaagaaataaatcttaaaaaagaaaagaggactcggcggcatggcctagtggctaaggtcctcgccttgggcgtgctgggatcccttatgggcgccggttctaatcccggcagctccatttcccatccagctccctgcttgtggcctgggaaagcagtcgaggatagcccaaagccttgggaccctgcacccgcgtgggagacctggaggaggttcctggctcctggctccgggttggcacagcaccggccattgtgctcacttggggagtgaatcatcggacggaagatcttcctctgtgtttctcctcctctctgtatatctgacttcataataaaaaaaaaaaaaagaaaagaaaaagaaatcagacacTGATATGGGCTGTGAATCCCTCAAACAGGAACTTTAtgtctgtgccaaatgcctaaaTGCCTacccccctttaaaaaaattaaaatttttattggtaaggcagatagatatacagaaagatcttccatccgctgattcactccccaagcagccacaaccgctggagctgagccaatccaaagccaagagctaagaacttcttccaggtctcccatgtgggtgcggggttcctaaggctttgggccgtcctccactgctttcccaggccacaggcagggagctggatgggaagcagggctacagggatacatgctggcacccatttgggctcccggtgaggactttagctactaggctactgctctaggAATATATATCCCaaccccccctttttaaaaaattccattttccatacacATTTTGAGGTACCTGCCTTTGAACCTGATGCAAATTCCACAATATAAAATGCACGAGAGAATGGACACTTGGCCTGTCAAGATGTTGGTTAGGACACCTGCCCATATCCCACTCCAGTTTTCCAATCCTGCTCCAGTTCCTAGTTGTGGCATCCTGTGAATATGAACTCTGAGAGGCAACAGTGGTAACTCGTGAAGTTAGGTGCCTGcttacccacctgggagacccaaactgtATTCCAGACTCCAGGTTTATGTGGATACTTGGGGAAGAATCAGCAGTGACCTCTTTCTGTTCCCCTACTTCTCAGAAAGATATATTTTGTCACACAAAACATTCAGAGcctcaattttcttaaaaaaaaaaaaagggggggtggggagTTAAGAGTGGGTCTggtggtgctggttcaaatccccacATCCCTGTCACACAGGTGACAGTGCCAGGtggcagtttctggctcctagcttggcccagccccaccctagcatttgaggagtgaagcagcagatggaagacacctctctgggtctctccttctctgtaactgggCCTTTCAAAAGAGGAGTCAAAGAGGAGTTTATTCCTTGCACTGTGTACCCAACTGTCCTGTTTCTTCATTCAACAAACCCATGCCAGATACTGCGCTAGGTGCCGGATTGCCATCTACAACCCATCCCTACCCTCAAGGAGTTTGCTGGGAGGATACATTCACAATAGTGATTGTGAAATCGCTCTGTTAACTACACTGCACacatgggtttatttatttatttttttaattccacatCTCTAAGTAAGATCTCTCAACTAGGGCTATGGGCAGGTGGCTCAGTGAAAAGGTCCGGGTTTAGTTTTCCTTTCCTAATCTCTAATCTTGAGCCAGTCACTTCTCTCCACCTGACTCCTTGTTACTCACCTCAGAATGTATTATGGGCTTTAATTATGAAGGGAAGCGTGAGTTTCTGGGAAGAAAAGTTTCTCTGGGAGATCAGAAACAGTTGCGAACTGCTAAAGCACGTTCTACTGCTTAGTGCCTGTCCCTCCCAGTCTCTGTCCAGCCACACTTTCGGGATCCAAGCTTCATCCCCACCTTTGAAAGCTGCGGGCTCTTTAAGCAAGCGCATTTGGCGAGATCTAggcagctgggcagagaaggcGTTCCGTTCCGGAGCTGAATGTCTGTCCCTTTCGGGTTGCCGTCCTGTGGGTCCGCCATATTGTCTGCTGGAGCTGCCGCTGAGGCTGCCGCCGCCAAGTCCGAGCGAGCGGAGCCGCGATGGGTGAGTCAGGCGGCCAGGCACCGGGGTGCCCGGGCTGAGGCGGCCTTGGGGCTGTGGGGTCTGGCG
This window of the Ochotona princeps isolate mOchPri1 chromosome 2, mOchPri1.hap1, whole genome shotgun sequence genome carries:
- the TMEM39B gene encoding transmembrane protein 39B isoform X2 — its product is MVTTIVLGRRFIGSIVKEASQRGKVSLFRSILLFLTRFTVLTATGWSLCRSLIHLFRTYSFLNLLFLCYPFGMYIPFLQLNCDLRKTNLFSHVTSVGPREAVSSLARSRDYLLTLRETWKQHTRQLYGPDAMPTHACCLSPSLIRSEVEFLKMDFNWRMKEVLVSSMLSAYYVAFVPVWFVKNTHYYDKRWSCELFLLVSISTSVILMQHLLPASYCDLLHKAAAHLGCWQKVDPALCSNVLQHPWTEECMWPQGVLVKHSKNVYKAVGHYNVAIPSDVSHFRFHFFFSKPLRILNILLLLEGAVIVYQLYSLMSSEKWHQTISLALILFSNYYAFFKLLRDRLVLGKAYSYSASPQRDLDHRFS